The Primulina eburnea isolate SZY01 chromosome 6, ASM2296580v1, whole genome shotgun sequence genome contains a region encoding:
- the LOC140834863 gene encoding F-box protein At5g46170-like, whose translation MCSRRLDLGSRLHPEQIDHFDRLPDSILLLIFNRIGDVKALGRCCVVSRRFRALVIQVDDVIVRVDCVISDDDSSSSATSSSVSVLDKSSYPIVSLFRLFFFGLVKPLHSLITQLIVPSSASRNTSLSQDFECDSEQNNVTHHSPSQVLRNFNEIKLLRIELPSGELGIDEGVLLKWKADFGSTLDSCVIFGASNMIRTANNMIHNHSGAYVVSEADIGNNNRVGEIDRGSIPESFYTNGGLKLRVVWTISSLVAASARHYLLQPIIAEHETLESLFLTDADGQGVLSMNKEQLRELRMKPLLASSASKRTLVPALNMWLWYAPRLELPCGMVLEGATLVAIRPSEHPKKEILGSELNWVSSALEEPLDTAAKMLLKRRAYCLEMNSF comes from the coding sequence ATTCTCCTCCTTATCTTTAACAGGATCGGCGACGTCAAAGCATTGGGCCGATGCTGCGTTGTTTCCCGGCGTTTTCGCGCTCTTGTCATTCAGGTGGATGACGTCATCGTCCGCGTCGATTGCGTCATCTCGGACGACGATTCATCTTCGTCTGCCACCTCCTCATCTGTCTCGGTTTTAGACAAGTCCAGCTATCCCATTGTCTCTCTCTTCAGGCTATTCTTTTTTGGGCTCGTCAAACCCCTGCACTCGCTTATTACTCAGCTCATCGTTCCTTCCTCCGCTTCTCGAAATACTTCTCTGTCCCAAGATTTCGAATGTGACTCTGAACAAAATAACGTCACGCACCATTCCCCTAGTCAAGTCTTGAGGAATTTTAACGAAATTAAGCTCCTCAGAATTGAATTACCGAGTGGCGAGCTCGGGATTGATGAGGGTGTTCTGCTGAAGTGGAAGGCAGATTTTGGGTCCACTCTTGATAGCTGCGTCATTTTTGGAGCTTCAAACATGATTCGAACTGCCAATAATATGATTCACAATCATTCAGGTGCTTATGTTGTTTCTGAAGCCGACATTGGGAACAACAATAGAGTTGGCGAGATCGATCGTGGCAGCATTCCTGAATCTTTTTACACGAATGGGGGCTTAAAGTTGCGTGTTGTCTGGACGATAAGCTCTTTGGTTGCAGCCTCAGCAAGGCATTATCTTCTTCAGCCTATAATTGCCGAGCATGAGACATTGGAGAGCTTGTTTTTAACGGATGCTGATGGCCAAGGAGTGTTGTCTATGAATAAAGAGCAGCTGCGTGAGCTGAGGATGAAGCCTTTGTTGGCATCATCAGCATCTAAAAGGACTCTCGTTCCAGCTCTGAATATGTGGTTGTGGTATGCCCCTCGTTTGGAATTGCCCTGTGGGATGGTGTTGGAAGGTGCAACCTTGGTGGCGATTAGACCTAGTGAGCACCCGAAGAAGGAGATCTTGGGTTCAGAATTGAACTGGGTGTCCTCTGCGCTTGAGGAACCACTTGATACTGCCGCAAAAATGTTATTAAAGAGAAGGGCTTATTGTCTAGAAATGAACTCCTTTTGA